A genomic region of Trifolium pratense cultivar HEN17-A07 linkage group LG3, ARS_RC_1.1, whole genome shotgun sequence contains the following coding sequences:
- the LOC123915015 gene encoding uncharacterized protein LOC123915015, with protein sequence MLRSLHKKFDMKVTAIEEAKDITEMKLDELKQKKRLTVSWSDEDSEEEVDTAKAIHALTGVCTSDTESCDEELTFDELDESYRELCLKSEEVCRVSEKQKETITKLQTERTDNLSKISEFGAKCEENLRTIEEKKATIISLEAYKVKQLTEIAHLNEEVESLGGKKYVFVVVDNFSRYTWVNFIREKSETFEEKFYSNIMSDSAKSSPTKNDDVPSQQQLVIDTIPLTTIRPTSPTKKRKSTSKKDKSSRTSTNPSSSASIKSSTRKSKKGKVESSKVFTMSELHVDQLPSSGVATAVAEPTVENVITSSKTSVNIGLKIPNASTKTNDDVAAESLKKTGPETHAASSVVTPDAEPNVVPDVTTSLVPENLVDYSESDESPKPKSADEEIAADKDVNENPDVIIVNETTVSDKSVPTNSENGSARWKFVYHRRLALERNLKEDILECQSIVEAIEYAGLMKTGCDLDKCYDRLVKEFLINVVDNCNDPASPEYRQVFVRGKCVKFSPTVINQYLQRNSEEVADLKVTDNEVCKVLTGGRIKVWPSKAKLAATALSPFYDILNRIAAHNWVPTTHSGDVARGLRKFIYVVGTKAKFDYGSYFFHETLSHDMTYAVEKPVALPTLLCNIILEQHPDILRTTDSPCKRKGLLTIEKRLLEGTNVAAGVGSSVQAGVLSRKQMIADLTEASRAVEARKLKIDRTSVGAPLATSV encoded by the exons aTGCTTAGGTCTTTACATAAGAAGTTTGATATGAaggtcacagctatagaagaagccaaAGATATCACAGaaatgaagctggatgaactg aaacagaagaagCGGTTAACTGTATCTTGGTCTGATGAGGATTCTGAAGAGGAAGTtgatactgcaaaggctatacatgcACTGACAGGTgtatgcacatctgacactgaatcatgcgATGAAGagctgacctttgatgaacttgatGAATCATACAGAGAATTGTGTCTGAAAAGTGAAGAAGTTTGCAGGGTCTcagaaaagcaaaaagaaacaattactAAATTGCAAACTGAGAGAACTGACAATTTATCAAAAATCTCTGAGTTTGGTGCTAAATGTGAAGAGAATTTGAGAACCATTGAGGAGAAAAAAGCAACTATCATCAGCTTAGAAGCATATAAAGTCAAGCAACTAACAGAGATAGctcatctgaatgaagag gttgagagtcttggaggtaagaaatatgtttttgttgttgttgataacTTCTCTAGATACACTTGggtcaatttcattagggaaaagtctgagacttttgaaga aaaattttattcaaacATCATGTCTGATTCTGCAAAATCCTCACCAACAAAGAATGATGATGTTCCATCGCAACAACAACTTGTAATCGATACTATTCCTCTCACCACCATACGTCCTACAAGTCCAACAAAGAAGAGAAAATCAACTTCGAAGAAGGATAAATCATCACGAACAAGTACAAATCCTTCCTCTTCTGCTTCAATTAAATCTTCAACGCGTAAAAGcaagaaaggaaaggttgaatCGAGTAAGGtttttacaatgtctgaacttcACGTGGATCAACTTCCATCGAGTGGTGTTGCAACGGCTGTCGCCGAGCCTACAGTTGAGAATGTTATTACATCTAGTAAGACTTCTGTCAATATAGGTCTTAAAATACCAAA TGCTTCCACTAAGACCAATGATGATGTTGCTGCTGAGTCTCTCAAGAAAACAGGTCCTGAGACTCATGCTGCGTCAAGTGTTGTGACACCTGACGCTGAgccaaatgttgtgccagatgttaccacatctttggtaCCAGAAAAtcttgtggactattctgagtctgatgagagtcccaaACCTAAGTCTGCTGATGAAGAGATTGCTGCTGATAAGGATGTTAATGAAAATCCTGATGTTATTATTGTAAATGAAACAACTGTTAGTGATAAGTCTGTTCCTACAAATTCtgag AATGGGTCTGCTAGATGGAAGTTTGTGTATCACAGGAGGTTGGCTCTAGAAAGGAATCTAAAAGAAGATATCCTTGAATGCCAAAGTATTGTTGAAGCTATTGAATATGCAGGTTTGATGAAGACTGGCTGTgatttggacaagtgctatgacagacTTGTCAAAGAATTCTTGATTAATGTGGTTGACAAttgtaatgatccagcaagtcctgaatataGGCAAGTATTTGTTCGTGGGAAGTGTGTCAAATTCTCACCAACAGTGATTAACCAATATCTGCAAAGAAATTCTGAAGAGGTGGCTGATCTAAAGGTCACAGATaatgaggtctgcaaggtcctcacaggTGGCAGGATAAAGGTTTGGCCTAGCAAAGCTAAGTTGGCTGCAACTGCTCTCTCTCCATTCTATGATattttaaataggattgctgcacacaattgggtgcctacaacccACTCAGGTGATGTAGCCAGAGgtttaagaaaattcatttatgtTGTGGGTACTAAAGCAAAGTTTGATTATGGGTCATATTTCTTTCATGAAACATTAAGCCATGATATGAcctatgctgttgagaagccagtaGCCCTTCCCACTCTGTTATGTAATATCATCCTTGAGCAGCATCCAGATATTCTGAGGACTACTGATagtccttgtaaaaggaaaggatTGCTGACCATTGAGAAAAGACTGCttgaagggacaaatgttgcagcaggtgttggctcATCTGTCCAAGCTGGGGTActctctaggaagcagatgattgctgacTTGACTGAGGCTAGTAGAGCAGTTGAGGCCAGAAAATTGAAGatagatcgt acaagtgttggtgcACCTTTAGCAACATCTGTCTAa